The Thalassotalea nanhaiensis genome has a window encoding:
- the fabZ gene encoding 3-hydroxyacyl-ACP dehydratase FabZ has protein sequence MDNTNNVISVEEIQTLIPHRYPFLLIDRVLDFVPGKSIHAIKNVSVNEPVFQGHFPDFKIFPGVMILEAMAQAGGVLGFKSVEGKDGEMFLYASVDNARFKSPVTPGDTMHIHVELVKERRGMWKFAARAEVDGKVVCSADLMCARKGV, from the coding sequence TTGGACAACACGAACAACGTAATTTCGGTTGAAGAAATTCAAACATTAATCCCACATCGTTATCCATTTTTGTTAATTGATCGCGTTCTTGATTTTGTCCCAGGTAAATCTATTCATGCGATAAAAAATGTCTCAGTTAACGAGCCTGTATTTCAAGGCCACTTCCCAGACTTTAAAATTTTTCCAGGCGTAATGATCCTAGAGGCCATGGCACAAGCAGGTGGCGTCTTAGGGTTTAAGTCCGTTGAAGGTAAAGATGGCGAAATGTTTTTATACGCTTCTGTAGATAATGCCAGATTTAAAAGCCCTGTAACGCCAGGCGATACTATGCACATACATGTAGAACTTGTAAAAGAGCGTCGTGGTATGTGGAAATTTGCGGCACGTGCAGAAGTCGACGGCAAAGTTGTTTGTAGTGCCGATTTAATGTGTGCGAGAAAAGGTGTATAA
- the accA gene encoding acetyl-CoA carboxylase carboxyl transferase subunit alpha translates to MSLNFLDFEQPIAELEAKIEELQLVNQGQDLNLDLEAEIAQLRTKSEEKTKKVFSDLDPWQVCRIARHPGRPYTQDYIDLMFTDFNELAGDRAYANDEALICGTARLDGKPVVVIGHQKGRGTTEKVRRNFAMPRPEGYRKALRIMEMAERFKMPIITFIDTPGAYPGIGAEERGQSEAIARNLKVMARLTVPIVCTVIGEGGSGGALAIGVGDKVNMLEYSTYSVISPEGCASILWKTAEKASTAAEAMGVTAPRIKELGLIDDIVDEPLGGAHRDFEMMANSLKQKIKADLVSLEGQKGDELIENRYQRLMTYGYC, encoded by the coding sequence ATGTCACTCAATTTTTTAGATTTTGAGCAACCAATTGCAGAATTAGAAGCAAAAATTGAAGAGCTTCAATTGGTTAACCAAGGTCAAGATTTAAACTTAGACTTAGAAGCTGAAATTGCTCAGCTTCGTACCAAAAGTGAAGAAAAAACTAAAAAGGTTTTTTCTGACTTAGACCCTTGGCAAGTTTGCCGTATTGCCCGTCATCCAGGTCGTCCTTATACACAAGATTATATTGATCTTATGTTTACTGACTTTAATGAACTTGCCGGTGACAGAGCTTATGCAAATGATGAAGCCCTTATTTGTGGTACCGCTCGTTTAGATGGCAAACCAGTTGTCGTTATTGGCCACCAAAAAGGCCGTGGCACTACTGAAAAAGTACGTCGCAACTTTGCTATGCCTCGTCCTGAAGGCTACCGTAAAGCGTTACGTATTATGGAAATGGCTGAGCGTTTTAAAATGCCAATCATCACTTTTATTGACACTCCAGGCGCATACCCAGGTATTGGTGCTGAAGAACGTGGTCAATCTGAAGCTATCGCTCGTAACCTTAAAGTAATGGCACGTTTAACTGTTCCTATTGTTTGTACTGTTATTGGTGAAGGTGGTTCTGGTGGTGCATTAGCTATCGGTGTTGGTGATAAAGTTAACATGCTTGAATATTCAACGTATTCAGTAATTTCACCTGAAGGTTGTGCTTCAATCTTGTGGAAAACTGCTGAAAAAGCATCTACTGCTGCAGAAGCTATGGGTGTAACTGCACCACGCATAAAAGAGTTAGGTTTAATTGACGATATCGTTGATGAACCACTTGGTGGCGCTCATCGTGACTTTGAAATGATGGCAAATAGCTTAAAGCAAAAAATTAAAGCAGACCTTGTTAGCCTTGAAGGCCAAAAAGGTGATGAGTTAATTGAGAACCGTTATCAGCGTCTAATGACATACGGTTACTGCTAG
- a CDS encoding OmpH family outer membrane protein, producing MKTLIKSVAFTAAAASMLFTGTSLAADQKIATVNVQQVVSQLPQMAAVQQTITSEFKEQIDALKKMEGDIKYKIEKRQRDEAILSKKEIEALEAEITTLRQEYAGKAQPLQQALKRREQEEQQKILLLVKEAVDSVAEKEGYDLVIQQSAVAFAKPDFDISTKVVEQASKTK from the coding sequence TTGAAAACATTAATTAAATCAGTTGCTTTCACAGCGGCAGCAGCAAGCATGTTATTTACTGGTACTTCATTAGCAGCCGATCAAAAAATTGCTACGGTAAACGTACAACAAGTTGTTAGCCAATTACCACAAATGGCTGCTGTACAGCAAACGATCACTTCTGAATTTAAAGAGCAAATTGATGCCCTTAAAAAGATGGAAGGTGATATCAAGTACAAAATTGAAAAGCGTCAACGTGACGAAGCTATTTTAAGCAAAAAAGAAATTGAAGCGTTAGAAGCTGAAATTACTACATTACGTCAAGAATACGCTGGTAAAGCACAGCCTTTACAGCAAGCTCTGAAACGTCGTGAACAAGAAGAGCAACAAAAAATCTTATTGTTAGTAAAAGAAGCTGTAGATTCTGTTGCTGAAAAAGAAGGCTACGACCTTGTTATTCAACAGTCAGCTGTAGCATTTGCTAAGCCAGATTTTGATATTTCGACTAAAGTTGTAGAACAAGCATCTAAAACTAAGTAA
- the rnhB gene encoding ribonuclease HII yields the protein MSDDFIRPQANLIAGVDEVGRGPLVGAVVTAAVILDPNNPIAGLTDSKKLSDKKRQALSIEIKEKALAWCLGRSEPEEIDQINILQATMVAMQRAVAGLKVPADYVLVDGNRCPDFGLPCHSVVKGDLKVAEISAASIIAKVARDDEMLALDKLYPEYGFASHKGYPTKAHFEKIAEHGVLNCYRKSFKPVAKIVAERGLR from the coding sequence ATGAGTGATGATTTTATAAGACCTCAGGCAAATTTAATTGCCGGTGTCGATGAAGTAGGTAGAGGTCCACTTGTTGGTGCAGTTGTTACCGCCGCTGTTATTTTAGATCCTAATAACCCTATTGCAGGGTTAACTGACTCAAAAAAACTCTCAGATAAAAAACGTCAAGCACTGTCTATTGAAATTAAAGAGAAAGCACTGGCCTGGTGTTTAGGGCGAAGTGAGCCCGAAGAAATTGATCAAATTAATATTTTACAGGCGACAATGGTTGCGATGCAACGTGCTGTAGCTGGTCTTAAAGTTCCTGCTGACTATGTATTAGTTGATGGTAATCGCTGCCCTGATTTTGGCTTACCTTGCCATTCAGTGGTAAAAGGTGATTTAAAAGTAGCGGAAATAAGTGCCGCTTCAATTATTGCAAAAGTTGCTCGTGATGATGAAATGTTAGCGCTAGATAAACTTTACCCTGAATATGGCTTCGCCAGTCATAAAGGCTATCCAACTAAGGCCCATTTCGAAAAAATAGCCGAGCATGGTGTGCTCAATTGCTATCGTAAAAGCTTTAAACCAGTGGCAAAAATCGTTGCAGAACGTGGGCTTAGATAA
- the lpxD gene encoding UDP-3-O-(3-hydroxymyristoyl)glucosamine N-acyltransferase: MITLGELADKLGGVVKGDDNCQISSLSTLTQAGSGQIAFLANAKYRPHLETTQASAVIVSEANAKYCQTNALVLTNPYLGFALVAQLLDTTPKAANDIASTAVISSDATLGKGVSIGANAVIESGVILGENVTIGANCFVGKDAIIKSGSQLWSNVSVYHRVEIGQNCLIQANTVIGSDGFGYANDQGRWVKIPQLGSVIVGDNVEIGACTTIDRGALENTIIEDNVILDNQIQIAHNVKIGSGTAMAACSVIAGSTVIGKNCTIAGLVGINGHINVADGCVFTGMTMVTKSVKEGGVYSSGIPSLPNKEWRKNASRYKHLDEMYKKMAELEKAIAEIKSK; encoded by the coding sequence ATGATCACATTAGGCGAATTGGCTGATAAATTAGGTGGAGTAGTAAAAGGTGATGACAATTGTCAAATTTCATCACTATCAACACTTACTCAAGCGGGAAGTGGTCAAATTGCTTTTTTAGCAAATGCCAAATATCGTCCTCATTTAGAAACAACTCAAGCGAGTGCTGTTATTGTTTCTGAAGCTAACGCTAAGTATTGTCAAACTAATGCACTCGTTTTAACAAACCCGTATTTAGGGTTTGCCTTGGTTGCTCAGTTACTTGATACAACCCCAAAAGCTGCAAATGATATTGCTTCAACTGCCGTAATTTCTAGTGATGCCACACTAGGCAAAGGTGTCAGTATTGGCGCTAATGCAGTCATAGAAAGTGGCGTAATATTAGGTGAAAACGTTACCATTGGTGCCAATTGTTTTGTTGGTAAAGACGCAATAATAAAAAGCGGCAGTCAACTTTGGTCTAACGTTAGTGTATATCATCGTGTTGAAATTGGTCAGAATTGTTTAATTCAAGCTAATACTGTAATTGGCAGTGATGGCTTTGGTTATGCAAACGATCAAGGTCGATGGGTCAAAATTCCACAGTTAGGCTCGGTTATTGTAGGCGACAATGTAGAAATTGGTGCATGTACTACAATTGATCGTGGTGCGTTGGAAAATACCATTATCGAAGATAATGTGATTCTTGATAACCAAATCCAAATAGCCCATAACGTGAAAATTGGTTCAGGTACCGCAATGGCGGCCTGTAGCGTAATTGCCGGCAGTACCGTTATCGGTAAAAACTGTACCATAGCAGGGTTAGTTGGTATTAACGGTCATATTAATGTAGCTGATGGCTGTGTTTTCACTGGCATGACCATGGTTACTAAATCGGTTAAAGAGGGCGGTGTTTACTCTTCAGGAATACCATCATTGCCGAACAAAGAATGGCGAAAAAATGCGTCTCGTTATAAACACTTGGATGAGATGTATAAGAAAATGGCTGAGCTTGAAAAAGCCATAGCTGAAATAAAAAGTAAATAA
- the dnaE gene encoding DNA polymerase III subunit alpha → MNDPKFVHLRVHSDFSMSDGLNKVKPIIAKAAELNMPALALTDQTNLCGLVKYYHAAHGAGMKPIIGTDFWVQSDELEDELFRLVVIATDNKGYKNLTELISKAYLRGHIQGRAALDKQWLVEYSEGLILLSGGREGDIGKALLKNNVELVEQMVSFYQQYFADRFYLELIRTGREDEETYLHLAVELAQQTHLPVVATNEVVFLSSDLFDAHEIRVAIHDGFTLDDKRRPKKYSPEQYLRSEQEMVELFSDIPEALANSVEIAKRCNVTVTLGEYVLPDFPTEGLPIEDFLVKVSEEGLQERLEFLFDKDSPEFEELRKPYDERLKIELEVINNMGFPGYFLIVMEFIQWSKDNNIPVGPGRGSGAGSLVAYAQKITDLDPLEYDLLFERFLNPERVSMPDFDVDFCMDRRDEVIDHTAELYGRDAVSQIITFGTMAAKAVIRDVGRVLGHPYGFVDRISKLIPPTPGMTLDKAFEEEPKLPEVYAQDNEVKDLIDMCRILEGTTRNAGKHAGGVVISPTTITDFAPLYCDDEGNNPVTQFDKNDVEDAGLVKFDFLGLRTLTILQWAIEIADEKLLKLGKEPIDIAAIPLDDKASFNMLLASKTTAVFQLESSGMKSLIEKLKPDCFEDIIALVALFRPGPLDSGMVDNFIERKHGREEVSYPDAQWQHESLKEILEPTYGIILYQEQVMQIAQVLAGYSLGGADMLRRAMGKKKPEEMAKQRSTFEKGAIDNGVDGELAMKIFDLVEKFAGYGFNKSHSAAYALVSYQTLWMKAHFPAPFMAAVMSADMDNTEKIVTLVDECSNMELTLLPPDVNSGLYKFTVNENNEIVYGIGAVKGVGEGPVEAIIAAREEGGPFIDLFDFCARLDLKKTNKRVLERLIKSGAMDNLGPHRAAMFASLPEAIKAADQHAKAQAIGQDDLFGLINVEEEDERQSFKEVTPWAEEVWLDGERETLGLYLTGHPIDRYLDEIKKYGSTRLVNLQPGAKDKISTATGLVLGVRVLVNKRNRRWALVTLDDKSARIDVRLFPDDYERFEEILQKDEILVCKGQVSFDDYSGGLTMTAREVMTVSEARENNIKSIDLNVLRNQLTPQFITDFTEVLTPYKEGTCPVRMFYQRDEAKATIELGTQWRVSPDDTLMHELKVLLGDENISLEF, encoded by the coding sequence ATGAACGACCCTAAATTTGTCCATTTAAGAGTACACAGTGACTTTTCAATGTCTGATGGTTTAAACAAAGTTAAACCTATCATTGCAAAAGCTGCTGAATTGAACATGCCAGCGCTAGCATTGACCGACCAAACTAATTTATGTGGTCTGGTTAAATATTACCATGCAGCCCATGGCGCCGGTATGAAGCCGATTATTGGTACAGATTTTTGGGTGCAAAGTGACGAACTTGAAGATGAGCTTTTTCGTTTAGTTGTTATAGCCACAGATAACAAAGGTTATAAAAACCTTACTGAACTTATCTCTAAAGCTTATTTACGTGGCCATATTCAAGGTCGCGCTGCTCTGGATAAACAATGGCTTGTAGAATATAGCGAAGGGCTTATTTTACTCTCTGGTGGTCGTGAAGGTGACATAGGTAAAGCACTATTAAAAAATAATGTTGAACTTGTTGAGCAAATGGTGAGCTTTTATCAGCAATACTTTGCAGATAGATTCTATCTCGAACTAATACGTACGGGTAGAGAAGATGAAGAAACATACCTGCACTTAGCTGTTGAACTTGCACAGCAAACACACCTTCCTGTAGTCGCGACTAATGAAGTTGTTTTCTTATCTTCAGACTTGTTTGACGCACATGAGATCCGTGTGGCGATCCATGATGGATTTACCCTAGATGATAAAAGACGTCCTAAGAAGTATAGCCCTGAGCAATATTTGCGCAGTGAACAAGAGATGGTCGAATTGTTTAGCGATATTCCAGAGGCTCTGGCTAACTCAGTTGAAATAGCAAAACGCTGCAATGTTACCGTTACCTTAGGTGAGTATGTTTTACCAGACTTTCCAACTGAAGGCCTACCAATTGAAGACTTCTTGGTTAAAGTGTCTGAAGAAGGCTTGCAAGAACGCTTAGAGTTTCTTTTTGATAAAGACTCGCCTGAATTTGAAGAATTACGTAAGCCGTATGACGAACGTTTAAAAATTGAGCTTGAAGTAATTAATAACATGGGTTTCCCTGGTTATTTCCTTATCGTTATGGAATTTATTCAATGGAGTAAAGATAATAATATACCTGTAGGCCCAGGACGTGGTTCAGGTGCTGGTTCATTAGTGGCTTATGCACAAAAAATCACAGATCTTGATCCGCTAGAATATGATTTACTTTTCGAGCGATTTCTTAACCCTGAACGTGTTTCAATGCCTGACTTTGACGTCGATTTCTGTATGGATAGACGAGATGAAGTAATTGATCATACCGCAGAGTTGTATGGTCGAGATGCGGTATCACAAATTATCACTTTTGGTACTATGGCGGCGAAAGCGGTTATACGTGATGTTGGTCGTGTTCTTGGGCACCCTTATGGCTTTGTTGACAGAATTTCAAAACTGATCCCGCCGACACCAGGCATGACCTTAGATAAAGCCTTCGAAGAAGAGCCTAAATTACCAGAGGTCTACGCGCAAGATAATGAGGTTAAAGACCTTATCGATATGTGTCGTATTCTTGAAGGAACTACACGAAATGCCGGTAAACATGCCGGTGGTGTTGTTATTTCGCCGACAACGATCACTGACTTTGCTCCGCTTTATTGTGATGATGAAGGCAATAACCCGGTTACTCAATTCGATAAGAATGATGTTGAAGATGCAGGCTTAGTTAAGTTTGATTTCTTAGGTTTACGTACCTTAACTATTTTGCAATGGGCTATTGAAATAGCCGATGAAAAATTGCTTAAGTTAGGTAAAGAACCAATCGATATTGCCGCGATACCATTAGATGATAAAGCATCATTTAATATGTTGCTTGCTTCGAAAACCACTGCGGTATTCCAGCTAGAATCATCGGGCATGAAGTCACTGATTGAAAAGCTAAAACCAGATTGCTTTGAAGATATAATCGCATTGGTGGCCTTATTCAGACCAGGTCCACTTGATTCAGGCATGGTTGATAACTTTATCGAGCGTAAGCATGGCCGTGAAGAAGTTTCATACCCAGATGCACAATGGCAGCATGAATCATTAAAAGAAATTCTTGAACCTACCTACGGGATAATTTTATACCAAGAGCAGGTAATGCAAATTGCCCAGGTACTTGCGGGTTACTCACTAGGTGGCGCTGATATGTTACGTCGTGCCATGGGTAAGAAAAAGCCTGAAGAAATGGCAAAACAGCGTTCAACCTTTGAAAAAGGAGCAATTGATAACGGTGTTGATGGCGAGCTGGCGATGAAAATCTTCGATTTAGTAGAGAAGTTCGCTGGTTATGGTTTTAACAAATCTCACTCTGCAGCCTACGCGCTCGTTTCATATCAAACATTATGGATGAAGGCGCATTTTCCAGCACCGTTTATGGCGGCTGTAATGTCGGCAGATATGGATAACACAGAGAAAATCGTTACCCTTGTAGATGAGTGTAGCAATATGGAATTAACGCTACTTCCTCCGGACGTTAATTCTGGTTTATATAAATTTACCGTTAATGAAAACAATGAAATTGTTTATGGCATAGGTGCGGTAAAAGGTGTTGGTGAAGGCCCTGTTGAAGCAATTATAGCAGCCAGAGAAGAGGGCGGTCCTTTCATTGATTTGTTTGATTTTTGTGCGCGCTTGGATTTAAAGAAAACCAACAAACGCGTGCTCGAGCGATTAATTAAATCTGGGGCTATGGATAACTTAGGTCCTCATCGCGCAGCGATGTTTGCATCATTACCCGAAGCGATTAAAGCGGCCGATCAACATGCTAAAGCTCAAGCTATTGGTCAAGATGATTTATTTGGTTTAATAAACGTTGAAGAAGAAGATGAACGTCAAAGCTTTAAAGAGGTCACTCCTTGGGCTGAAGAAGTATGGCTTGACGGAGAGCGCGAAACTCTCGGTTTATATTTAACGGGTCATCCGATTGACCGTTATTTGGATGAAATTAAAAAGTATGGCTCTACCCGCTTAGTTAATTTGCAGCCCGGAGCGAAAGATAAAATATCGACAGCGACAGGTTTAGTGCTTGGTGTGCGAGTATTGGTAAATAAAAGGAACCGACGTTGGGCACTTGTGACTTTAGACGATAAAAGTGCTCGTATTGATGTGCGATTATTCCCAGACGACTATGAGCGCTTTGAAGAAATCCTACAAAAAGATGAAATTTTAGTCTGTAAAGGACAGGTCAGCTTTGATGATTACTCCGGAGGGCTTACAATGACCGCCCGTGAAGTAATGACGGTTAGCGAAGCTCGCGAAAATAACATTAAATCTATAGATTTAAATGTGTTACGAAATCAGCTAACCCCACAGTTTATTACTGACTTTACGGAGGTTCTTACACCCTACAAGGAAGGCACCTGCCCAGTTAGAATGTTTTACCAACGCGATGAAGCGAAAGCGACTATCGAATTAGGTACGCAATGGCGAGTGTCTCCGGACGATACACTAATGCACGAATTAAAAGTGTTATTGGGTGACGAAAATATTTCGTTAGAATTTTAA
- the lpxB gene encoding lipid-A-disaccharide synthase, producing MNKQAPTFAIIVGEHSGDTLGAGLISELKKHYPDAKFVGIGGPKMIKQGFESLYAMEELAVMGIVEVLGRLRRLLHVRKSIVNFFTENKPDVFIGIDAPDFNLTVEQRLKTQGIKTVHYVSPSVWAWREKRIFKIDKATDMVLSLLPFEKDFYDKHNVACTFVGHPLADDIPMHSDKRSAREKLGLNTDAKYLAIMPGSRGSELSILLPDFLATAALLKQQHSDLQFIAPVINDIREQQFKQIQQEHAPELDIQIVNNDTQTVMASADCLLTASGTVTLEAALVKRPMVVAYKFNWLTAMIGRIMVKIKWFSLPNLLANKTLIPELLQEQVTPENLTKHVEPLLYQDQSQLVSEFTDIHNVLKQNASEKAAAAVMKLL from the coding sequence TTGAATAAACAAGCACCAACCTTCGCAATTATTGTTGGCGAGCACTCTGGGGATACCCTAGGTGCTGGCTTAATAAGTGAATTAAAGAAACATTACCCTGATGCCAAATTTGTTGGTATTGGCGGCCCAAAAATGATCAAGCAAGGCTTCGAAAGCTTATACGCTATGGAAGAACTTGCTGTCATGGGTATCGTTGAAGTCCTTGGACGATTAAGACGTTTGCTTCATGTTAGAAAGTCTATCGTTAATTTTTTCACCGAAAATAAGCCAGATGTTTTCATCGGCATAGATGCACCTGATTTTAATTTAACAGTTGAACAGCGTTTAAAAACTCAAGGTATAAAAACCGTTCATTACGTCAGTCCGTCGGTTTGGGCATGGCGTGAAAAGCGTATATTTAAAATAGATAAAGCCACCGATATGGTGTTGTCTTTATTGCCTTTTGAAAAAGACTTTTATGATAAGCACAACGTTGCCTGCACCTTTGTTGGTCATCCATTAGCCGATGATATTCCAATGCACAGCGATAAACGTAGTGCTAGAGAAAAGCTTGGATTAAACACGGATGCAAAATATTTAGCGATAATGCCGGGTTCTCGTGGCAGTGAATTATCGATATTATTACCTGATTTTCTAGCAACAGCGGCTCTTCTTAAACAACAGCATAGTGATTTACAATTTATAGCGCCGGTTATCAATGATATTCGCGAACAGCAATTTAAACAAATTCAACAAGAGCATGCGCCTGAACTGGATATTCAAATAGTAAACAATGACACTCAAACCGTAATGGCGAGCGCTGATTGTTTATTAACAGCGTCAGGTACGGTAACGTTAGAAGCCGCATTAGTTAAAAGGCCTATGGTAGTTGCCTATAAGTTTAATTGGTTAACAGCAATGATTGGCCGTATTATGGTGAAGATTAAATGGTTTTCATTGCCTAATTTACTTGCCAATAAAACGTTAATACCTGAGTTGTTGCAAGAGCAAGTAACGCCTGAAAATTTAACCAAGCATGTTGAGCCATTACTTTATCAAGATCAAAGCCAGTTGGTTAGCGAGTTTACTGATATTCATAATGTATTAAAACAAAATGCCAGTGAGAAAGCTGCAGCTGCGGTGATGAAATTACTGTAG
- the lpxA gene encoding acyl-ACP--UDP-N-acetylglucosamine O-acyltransferase has translation MIHPQAIIEPGAKIGKNVRVGPWTYIGNDVEIGDDCIIYSHVVIKGPTNIGTGNHIFQYSSIGEDCQDKKYAGEPTRLEIGNNNVFRESCTIHRGTIQDESVTIIGDDNLFMAGAHVAHDCVIGNHGIFANQVCLAGHCHVGDWVIFGGMSGAHQFSHIGSHCFVGGGSIVVKDIPPYVMVSGHPSSVFGLNSEGLKRRGFDKDVILQVKRAYKEVYRKNQTISEATSALAESASNCQEVKDFVDFINNSSRGIIR, from the coding sequence GTGATTCATCCTCAAGCGATAATTGAACCCGGTGCTAAAATAGGCAAAAATGTACGAGTAGGTCCTTGGACTTATATTGGTAATGATGTTGAAATTGGTGATGACTGTATTATTTATTCACATGTCGTTATTAAAGGACCAACGAACATTGGAACTGGCAACCATATCTTTCAATATTCGTCGATTGGTGAAGATTGTCAGGATAAGAAATATGCCGGAGAACCAACTCGTTTAGAAATTGGTAACAATAACGTTTTTCGTGAAAGCTGTACCATCCATCGCGGTACCATACAGGACGAATCAGTAACTATTATTGGTGATGATAACTTGTTTATGGCAGGTGCTCACGTTGCTCATGACTGTGTTATTGGCAACCACGGCATCTTTGCTAATCAAGTGTGTTTGGCTGGTCACTGCCATGTAGGTGATTGGGTTATATTTGGTGGCATGTCTGGTGCGCATCAATTTAGTCATATTGGCTCACATTGTTTCGTAGGTGGTGGTAGTATTGTTGTTAAAGATATTCCTCCTTATGTGATGGTTTCGGGACATCCTTCGTCTGTTTTTGGTTTAAACAGTGAAGGGTTAAAACGTCGTGGTTTTGATAAAGACGTTATATTACAAGTGAAACGTGCCTATAAAGAAGTGTATCGTAAGAATCAAACTATCAGCGAGGCAACCTCTGCCTTAGCCGAGTCTGCTAGCAATTGCCAAGAAGTTAAAGACTTTGTCGATTTTATCAATAACTCTAGCCGTGGCATTATTCGCTAG